In the genome of Pichia kudriavzevii chromosome 4, complete sequence, one region contains:
- a CDS encoding uncharacterized protein (PKUD0D01860): MQRHIILGDRRILSLGIRQFHVLNWAGIRDKGSSSDLLNLLSIDKDIERNVNDRINTLESVHDAHVRDIQRLESKLGYIEKNIGFLMGKRDNKKLQIEELLRLPTWKVYEIVKVKCHGENVNEDEIIMLIAHMIFRNSFTVDMFSRVIMRLSYSNVKKVHEKLVNDPAGIIKGWNEGYRCRVLSGLALTARYKMLKDYDSARRIVISEFREVWIKGLIAKPNEFKGNDLKNFVNVVNGMVEYAYVVTNIVKVNDVRLVYTFWEENWNDMIINEWLEKNVDKLNEFQRFIIRAFNNPVISTNSEFKGILLDISKKLKLGIYSGDDINREKFQVYLELLINDIIEGINGDPERVGYVRDLRKEFEGFKSDEHEEELKEVFNV, translated from the coding sequence ATGCAACGACATATTATTTTGGGTGATAGGCGAATTTTGAGTCTTGGCATTAGGCAATTTCATGTTTTGAATTGGGCAGGGATACGTGATAAAGGAAGTTCTAgtgatttgttgaatttactCTCAATTGATAAAGATATTGAGAGGAATGTAAATGACCGGATAAACACATTAGAGAGTGTGCATGATGCACACGTACGAGATATTCAGCGGCTTGAAAGTAAGTTGGGgtatattgaaaagaacaTTGGATTTTTGATGGGGAAGAGAGACAACAAAAAGCTgcaaattgaagaattattAAGGTTACCAACCTGGAAGGTGTACGAGATAGTTAAAGTTAAGTGCCATGGTGAAAATGTAAATGAGGATGAGATAATTATGTTAATAGCACACATGATTTTTCGGAATTCCTTCACTGTTGATATGTTCTCAAGAGTAATTATGAGGTTAAGCTATTCCAATGTTAAAAAAGTACATGAGAAGTTGGTCAATGATCCTGCAGGTATTATTAAAGGATGGAATGAAGGCTACAGGTGCCGGGTATTAAGTGGGCTGGCGTTAACAGCGAGGTATAAGATGCTCAAAGATTATGACAGTGCAAGACGTATAGTCATTAGTGAATTTAGGGAAGTTTGGATTAAAGGTTTGATTGCCAAGCCCAATGAATTTAAAGGTAAcgatttgaagaattttgTTAACGTGGTCAATGGGATGGTTGAGTATGCTTATGTTGTAACTAACATAGTCAAAGTCAATGATGTTAGGTTAGTGTATACATTTTGGGAGGAAAATTGGAATGATATGATAATCAATGAATGGCTAGAGAAGAATGTAGATAAATTAAATGAATTTCAAAGGTTTATTATTCGAGCCTTTAATAACCCTGTGATTTCAACCAATAGTGAGTTTAAAGGCATATTACTTGATATAtcaaagaagttgaagctAGGTATTTATAGTGGAGATGATATTAATAGGGAGAAGTTTCAAGTTTATCTTGAGCTCTTAATCAATGACATTATTGAGGGGATAAATGGAGACCCCGAGAGGGTTGGATATGTTAGAGACTTAAGGAAAGAGTTTGAAGGATTTAAAAGCGACGAGCATGAAGAAGAGCTTAAAGAGGTTTTCAATGTATGA
- a CDS encoding uncharacterized protein (PKUD0D01870; similar to Saccharomyces cerevisiae YDR343C (HXT6) and YHR094C (HXT1); ancestral locus Anc_5.395), producing MSSISSAEKINASHDDVNAPVGSGDGLLEEENTANIVPTAPKTTYLFAAFTCILIAFGGFVFGWDTGTISGFVNMPDFVNRYGQISSEGQKYLSKTRTGLMLSIFNIGCAIGGVTLGKTGDMYGRKKGLMMTMVVYIVGIIIQIAAVKSWVQYFIGRIIAGIAVGSIAVLAPMFISETSPKAIRGTLVSCYQLMITGGIFLGYCTTYGTYHHYGDSRQWRIPLGLSFAWALFMILGMTFTPESPRFLVENDRIEEAKQSIAKSNKQDVNSEFVINEVNVIAEAIEFEKSVGNASWGELFTGKPKIFYRLMVGVILQSLQQLTGDNYFFYYGTTIFKAIGLDDSFETSIIFGVINFASTFLALWVVDRFGRRMTLMAGSFGMLVTLVIFASIGVKDLYLDGYGSEARKPVGNAMIFLVCLFIFFFAQTWGPCVFVVVSETYPLRIRAKGMAIATGANWIWGFLIGFFTPFITGAIHFAYGYVFFGCVVFSLVFVFAFVPETKGLSLEDVDELYRNYTPGLAFMKKFSNAAAEKAALEQEAEAELAMSKNA from the coding sequence aTGTCCTCCATTTCATCTGCTGAAAAAATCAACGCATCACATGATGATGTAAATGCGCCTGTTGGCAGTGGTGACGGATtattagaagaagaaaacacTGCTAATATTGTTCCGACTGCTCCAAAAACCACATACCTATTTGCTGCCTTTACCTGTATTTTGATTGCCTTTGGTGGTTTTGTCTTTGGTTGGGATACTGGTACTATTTCTGGTTTTGTCAACATGCCGGATTTCGTTAATAGGTATGGTCAAATCAGTTCTGAAGGTCAAAAATATCTATCCAAAACAAGAACTGGTTTAATGctttctattttcaacattggtTGTGCTATTGGTGGTGTTACCCTAGGTAAAACCGGTGACATGTATGGTAGAAAGAAAGGTTTAATGATGACCATGGTTGTCTATATTGTTGGTATTATTATTCAGATTGCAGCTGTTAAATCTTGGGTCCAATACTTTATTGGTAGAATCATTGCTGGTATTGCTGTTGGTTCTATTGCTGTCCTTGCTCCAATGTTTATTTCTGAAACTTCTCCAAAGGCTATTAGAGGTACCTTAGTTTCTTGttatcaattgatgattaCCGGTGGTATCTTTTTAGGTTACTGTACTACCTATGGTACCTACCATCATTATGGTGACTCAAGACAATGGAGAATTCCATTAGGTCTGTCTTTTGCTTGGGCATTATTCATGATTCTTGGTATGACCTTTACACCAGAATCTCCAAGATTTTTAGTCGAAAATGatagaattgaagaagctaaACAATCTATTGCTAAGAGTAATAAACAAGATGTTAACTCTGAATTCGTTATCAATGAAGTTAATGTGATTGCAGAAGctattgaatttgaaaaatccgTAGGTAATGCATCCTGGGGTGAATTGTTCACAGGTAAGCCAAAGATTTTCTACAGATTGATGGTTGGTGTTATTCTACAATCTTTGCAACAATTAACCGGTGACAATTATTTCTTCTATTATGGTACTACTATTTTCAAGGCGATTGGTTTGGATGACTCTTTTGAAACCTCCATTATTTTTGGTGTTATTAATTTTGCTTCTACTTTCCTTGCATTATGGGTTGTTGATAGATTTGGTAGAAGAATGACATTGATGGCTGGTTCTTTCGGTATGCTTGTTACCTTGGTTATTTTTGCATCTATTGGTGTTAAAGATTTATATTTGGACGGTTACGGTTCTGAAGCAAGAAAACCAGTTGGTAATGCCATGattttcttggtttgtttgttcatcttcttctttgcacAGACATGGGGTCCTTGTGTCTTCGTTGTTGTTTCAGAAACTTATCCATTGAGAATCAGAGCTAAGGGTATGGCCATTGCAACTGGTGCTAACTGGATCTGGGGTTTCTTAATTGGTTTCTTCACTCCGTTTATTACAGGTGCAATCCATTTCGCTTACGgttatgttttctttggttgtGTTGTATTCTCCTTGGTCTTTGTCTTTGCGTTTGTTCCTGAAACAAAGGGTCTTTCACtagaagatgttgatgaactaTATAGAAACTACACTCCAGGTTTAGCATTTATGAAGAAATTCTCCAATGCTGCAGCAGAAAAGGCTGCGCTTGAACAAGAAGCTGAAGCCGAATTAGCAATGTCAAAGAACGcttaa